From the genome of Chrysiogenia bacterium:
CTCCGAAAACCCGCCCGCCCGCGCCACCGTCGGTGTCGCCTCGCTCCCCAAGGGCGCGTTGGTCGAGATCGAGGCCGTGGTGTTCCTGGGGTAGGGGACAACAAGCCAAACAAAAACGGCGCCCATCGGGCGCCGTTTTTCGTGGAACGGAAGAAATCTTACATGCGGTTGTCGAGCTCTTTTTCCTTGGCGGCCTTTTCCTCGGCGCTGACCTGCTTCTTGTAGTCGCGCTCGAGGATGCGCTCGGACTCCGAGGTGTTGTCGGCGATGCGGAAGAGCACGATGACCGTCTCCAGGGCAACGCGCGCCATGATCAC
Proteins encoded in this window:
- a CDS encoding DUF4282 domain-containing protein, encoding RIIRVLYALAILGAAGFGLFPAIAGFQFSFLAGVSGLILWPILFLIYVIMARVALETVIVLFRIADNTSESERILERDYKKQVSAEEKAAKEKELDNRM